One Kineococcus aurantiacus genomic window carries:
- the rplJ gene encoding 50S ribosomal protein L10, with product MPKPRNIAAVKEITALFEASNAAVLTEYRGLSVAQITNLRKALGPDTTYAVLKNTLTSIAAKEAGVTAFEGKLSGPSAIAFITGDPVEAAKGLRDFAKANPQLIVKSGMLDGRAISAEEVTALADLESREVLLAKVAGVLKASQSKAAALFQAPLSKTVRTVEALREKQAGAEAA from the coding sequence GTGCCGAAACCCAGGAACATCGCGGCCGTGAAGGAGATCACGGCCCTGTTCGAGGCGTCCAACGCCGCCGTGCTCACCGAGTACCGGGGGTTGTCCGTTGCGCAGATCACCAACCTGCGCAAGGCGCTGGGTCCTGACACGACCTACGCGGTCCTCAAGAACACGCTGACCAGCATCGCTGCGAAGGAAGCCGGCGTCACGGCTTTCGAGGGGAAGCTGTCCGGCCCCTCCGCGATCGCCTTCATCACCGGTGACCCGGTCGAGGCGGCCAAGGGTCTGCGTGACTTCGCGAAGGCCAACCCCCAGCTGATCGTCAAGAGCGGCATGCTCGACGGCCGTGCGATCAGCGCCGAAGAGGTCACGGCCCTGGCCGACCTGGAGTCCCGCGAGGTCCTCCTGGCCAAGGTCGCCGGCGTCCTCAAGGCGTCCCAGTCCAAGGCCGCGGCCCTGTTCCAGGCGCCGCTGTCGAAGACCGTCCGCACCGTGGAAGCGTTGCGGGAGAAGCAGGCCGGCGCCGAAGCTGCCTGA
- the rplA gene encoding 50S ribosomal protein L1 yields MKRSKAYRAAVEKIDADELYAPLDAVKLARETSTVKYDATVEVAFRLGVDPRKADQMVRGTVNLPHGTGKTARVLVFAVGDRAAQAEAAGADIVGGDELIDEVAKGRLDFDAAVATPDLMGKVGRLGKVLGPRGLMPNPKTGTVTMDVAKAVTEIKGGKIEFRTDKHANLHFIIGKASFSDDQLVENYAAALDEVLRLKPSSSKGRYLKKATITTTMGPGVPVDPALTRGLTSEATSA; encoded by the coding sequence GTGAAGCGCAGCAAGGCCTACCGCGCCGCCGTCGAGAAGATCGACGCCGACGAGCTGTACGCCCCTCTCGACGCCGTGAAGCTGGCGCGCGAGACCTCGACCGTGAAGTACGACGCGACCGTCGAGGTGGCCTTCCGCCTCGGCGTCGACCCCCGCAAGGCCGACCAGATGGTCCGCGGCACGGTCAACCTCCCGCACGGCACCGGCAAGACCGCCCGCGTGCTGGTCTTCGCCGTCGGTGACCGCGCCGCCCAGGCCGAGGCCGCCGGCGCCGACATCGTCGGTGGCGACGAGCTCATCGACGAGGTGGCCAAGGGCCGTCTCGACTTCGACGCCGCCGTGGCGACCCCGGACCTCATGGGCAAGGTCGGCCGTCTGGGCAAGGTGCTGGGCCCCCGTGGCCTCATGCCGAACCCGAAGACCGGCACCGTGACCATGGACGTCGCCAAGGCCGTCACGGAGATCAAGGGCGGGAAGATCGAGTTCCGCACCGACAAGCACGCCAACCTGCACTTCATCATCGGCAAGGCGTCCTTCAGTGACGACCAGCTCGTCGAGAACTACGCCGCCGCCCTCGACGAGGTGCTGCGCCTGAAGCCGTCGTCGTCCAAGGGTCGTTACCTGAAGAAGGCCACGATCACCACGACGATGGGCCCGGGCGTCCCGGTGGACCCGGCGCTGACCCGCGGTCTGACCAGCGAGGCCACCAGCGCCTGA
- the rplK gene encoding 50S ribosomal protein L11, translating into MPPKKKVAGLIKLQIKAGQATPAPPIGPALGQHGVNIMEFCKAYNAQTEAQRGNVIPVEITVYEDRSFTFITKTPPAAELIKKAAGVEKGSGEPHVKKVANLTQAQVREIAEQKLQDLNAKDVDMAARIIAGTARSMGITVSD; encoded by the coding sequence ATGCCCCCCAAGAAGAAGGTCGCCGGTCTCATCAAGCTCCAGATCAAGGCCGGTCAGGCGACCCCGGCCCCGCCGATCGGCCCCGCGCTCGGTCAGCACGGCGTGAACATCATGGAGTTCTGCAAGGCGTACAACGCGCAGACCGAGGCCCAGCGCGGCAACGTCATCCCGGTCGAGATCACGGTCTACGAGGACCGCTCGTTCACCTTCATCACCAAGACCCCGCCGGCCGCCGAGCTCATCAAGAAGGCCGCGGGCGTGGAGAAGGGCTCCGGCGAGCCCCACGTGAAGAAGGTCGCCAACCTGACCCAGGCCCAGGTCCGCGAGATCGCCGAGCAGAAGCTCCAGGACCTCAACGCCAAGGACGTCGACATGGCCGCGCGGATCATCGCCGGCACCGCCCGCTCCATGGGCATCACCGTCTCCGACTGA
- the nusG gene encoding transcription termination/antitermination protein NusG, whose translation MSEQWGPSDDDQSDEQFVATRSYDADDVRDDVEADAEAADEQAADTAGTPVGDVLGAPEGEEAADVDEPLVADDAAADDAGEAAEDGDAPEREALDPGEGDLDEAEEFRKKLRRQPGEWFVIHSYAGYENRVKTNLETRMTSLNMEDYIFQVEVPMEEVVEVKNGQRKNVRRVRIPGYVLVRMDLTDESWGAVRHTPGVTGFVGNTHQPVPLSQDEIFSMLAPTLTPKPAKAGEKAASGGTATAAPARVVDFEVGESVTVMEGPFETLPATISEISADRQKLTVLVSIFGRETPVELNFNQVAKI comes from the coding sequence GTGTCGGAGCAGTGGGGTCCCTCGGACGACGACCAGTCGGACGAGCAGTTCGTCGCGACCCGGTCCTACGACGCCGACGACGTCCGTGACGACGTCGAGGCGGACGCCGAGGCCGCCGACGAGCAGGCCGCTGACACCGCCGGCACGCCCGTCGGCGACGTCCTGGGCGCGCCCGAGGGCGAGGAGGCCGCCGACGTCGACGAGCCCCTCGTGGCCGACGACGCCGCGGCCGACGACGCTGGTGAGGCTGCCGAGGACGGGGACGCCCCCGAGCGCGAGGCCCTGGACCCCGGCGAGGGTGACCTCGACGAGGCCGAGGAGTTCCGCAAGAAGCTGCGCCGCCAGCCCGGTGAGTGGTTCGTCATCCACTCCTACGCCGGGTACGAGAACCGCGTGAAGACCAACCTCGAGACGCGCATGACGTCCCTCAACATGGAGGACTACATCTTCCAGGTCGAGGTGCCCATGGAGGAGGTCGTCGAGGTCAAGAACGGCCAGCGCAAGAACGTCCGCCGCGTCCGCATCCCCGGCTACGTCCTGGTCCGCATGGACCTGACCGACGAGTCGTGGGGCGCCGTGCGGCACACCCCGGGGGTCACCGGCTTCGTCGGCAACACCCACCAGCCGGTCCCGCTGTCGCAGGACGAGATCTTCTCGATGCTGGCCCCGACGCTGACGCCCAAGCCCGCCAAGGCCGGCGAGAAGGCCGCCTCGGGCGGCACGGCGACGGCCGCCCCGGCCCGGGTCGTGGACTTCGAGGTCGGCGAGTCCGTCACGGTCATGGAGGGCCCCTTCGAGACCCTCCCGGCGACTATCTCGGAGATCTCCGCCGACCGGCAGAAGCTCACCGTGCTCGTCTCGATCTTCGGCCGCGAGACGCCCGTCGAGCTCAACTTCAACCAGGTCGCCAAGATCTGA
- the secE gene encoding preprotein translocase subunit SecE codes for MSQTTKAAAQPAEARKRTGLLLFLRQVIEELRKVVWPGRRQLLSYTGVVLVFVVVMMLFVSLLDYGIGKLILLVFGS; via the coding sequence GTGAGCCAGACGACGAAGGCCGCGGCGCAGCCCGCCGAGGCCAGGAAGCGCACCGGCCTGCTGCTGTTCCTGCGCCAGGTCATCGAGGAGCTGCGCAAGGTCGTCTGGCCCGGCCGGCGCCAGCTGCTCAGCTACACCGGCGTCGTCCTCGTCTTCGTCGTCGTGATGATGCTCTTCGTCTCCTTGCTGGACTACGGCATCGGCAAGCTCATCCTGCTGGTGTTCGGGTCCTGA
- a CDS encoding pyridoxal phosphate-dependent aminotransferase, producing the protein MTFVTAQTSPQTSRDRLSARVAGIAESATLAVDAKAKALKAAGRPVIGFGAGEPDFPTPQEIVDAAVAACQDPANHRYTPAAGLPALREAIAAKTLRDSGYEVSPGQVLVTNGGKQAVYEAFAAILDTGDELLLPAPYWTTYPEAVRLAGGVAVEVFAGLDQGYKVTVDQLEAARTPRTKALLLNSPSNPTGAVYSPEEVRAIGQWALEHGVWVVTDEIYEHLVYDGVRAAPVVAEVPELADTTIVLNGVAKTYAMTGWRVGWMIAPADVVKGAANLQSHLTSNVANVSQRAAVQALTGDLTAVVRMREAFDRRRRLMVSMLDAIEGVRCPLPQGAFYAYPSVEELIGKSLRGREITSSAVLAELVLTEAEVAVVPGEAFGPSGFLRLSYALADADLVTGVERVQQLLAEVR; encoded by the coding sequence ATGACCTTCGTGACCGCGCAGACGAGTCCCCAGACCTCCCGCGACCGCCTCTCCGCCCGCGTCGCGGGCATCGCCGAGTCGGCGACCCTGGCGGTGGACGCGAAGGCGAAGGCGCTGAAGGCCGCCGGCCGCCCGGTCATCGGCTTCGGCGCGGGCGAGCCGGACTTCCCCACGCCGCAGGAGATCGTCGACGCCGCCGTCGCCGCCTGCCAGGACCCCGCCAACCACCGCTACACCCCCGCGGCCGGGCTGCCCGCCCTCAGGGAGGCCATCGCCGCGAAGACGCTGCGCGACAGCGGGTACGAGGTCTCCCCCGGCCAGGTGCTGGTGACCAACGGCGGCAAGCAGGCCGTCTACGAGGCCTTCGCGGCGATCCTGGACACCGGCGACGAGCTGCTGCTGCCGGCCCCCTACTGGACGACCTACCCCGAGGCCGTGCGGCTGGCCGGCGGCGTCGCCGTCGAGGTGTTCGCCGGGCTCGACCAGGGCTACAAGGTGACCGTCGACCAGCTCGAGGCCGCGCGCACGCCGCGCACCAAGGCCCTGCTGCTCAACTCCCCCTCCAACCCCACCGGCGCCGTGTACTCCCCCGAGGAGGTCCGGGCGATCGGGCAGTGGGCGCTGGAGCACGGCGTCTGGGTCGTCACCGACGAGATCTACGAGCACCTGGTGTACGACGGCGTGCGGGCCGCCCCCGTCGTCGCGGAGGTGCCCGAGCTCGCCGACACGACGATCGTCCTCAACGGCGTCGCCAAGACCTACGCCATGACGGGCTGGCGGGTGGGCTGGATGATCGCCCCGGCCGACGTGGTCAAGGGCGCGGCCAACCTGCAGTCGCACCTGACCTCCAACGTCGCCAACGTCTCCCAGCGCGCGGCCGTGCAGGCCCTCACGGGCGACCTGACCGCCGTCGTGCGCATGCGCGAGGCCTTCGACCGGCGCCGGCGGCTGATGGTCTCGATGCTCGACGCGATCGAGGGCGTCCGGTGCCCGCTGCCGCAGGGGGCGTTCTACGCCTACCCCAGCGTCGAGGAGCTCATCGGGAAGTCGCTGCGCGGGCGCGAGATCACCTCCTCGGCCGTGCTGGCCGAGCTGGTCCTCACCGAGGCCGAGGTGGCCGTCGTCCCCGGCGAGGCGTTCGGCCCCAGCGGGTTCCTGCGCCTGTCCTACGCCCTGGCCGACGCCGACCTGGTGACCGGCGTGGAGCGGGTCCAGCAGCTGCTCGCCGAGGTGCGCTGA
- a CDS encoding ATP-binding protein, with protein sequence MRTRTRPARWSPGTPAGATSWWVRSIPGWHAAFAAFVLIAAVVLVLSHDPRRAGAAAALAAVVLAYALLGVPGARARDRRARAYLGVEVVALGAALACAPELDFLLFMAFPQAWFFTDSRREGCAWTAATAVAGLVGLSAGHGRSAETLDVAVSMLVSVAFTCTLGLWISRVVAQSAERAELIAELESTRSELAAAHHQAGVATERARLAADIHDTLAQGFTGIVLLAQTAAAAAEEPTRGQLSVIEDAARAGLAQARTLVAALSPVELEGPGALAGALHRLAERVSRESGVDVGVVVTGADPAALPKAQQVVLLRAAQEALGNVRKHAGARSAHVVLRTDGTTATLEVRDDGVGIAPADVSGASGFGLAGMRRRVEEAGGVFEVAGAPGSGTRLRIAVPWGPAETDA encoded by the coding sequence GTGCGCACCCGCACCCGCCCCGCACGCTGGAGCCCCGGCACGCCCGCCGGGGCCACCTCGTGGTGGGTCCGCAGCATCCCCGGCTGGCACGCGGCGTTCGCGGCGTTCGTGCTCATCGCCGCCGTCGTCCTCGTCCTCTCGCACGACCCCCGGCGCGCCGGGGCCGCCGCGGCCCTCGCCGCGGTCGTGCTGGCCTACGCCCTCCTGGGGGTCCCCGGGGCGCGGGCGCGCGACCGCCGCGCACGTGCCTACCTCGGGGTCGAGGTCGTGGCGCTGGGGGCGGCCCTGGCGTGCGCGCCGGAGCTGGACTTCCTGCTCTTCATGGCCTTCCCGCAGGCGTGGTTCTTCACCGACTCCCGCCGGGAGGGGTGCGCGTGGACGGCCGCGACGGCCGTGGCCGGCCTGGTCGGCCTCTCGGCCGGCCACGGGCGCAGCGCCGAGACCCTGGACGTCGCCGTCTCGATGCTGGTGTCGGTGGCCTTCACCTGCACCCTGGGGCTCTGGATCTCGCGGGTGGTGGCGCAGAGCGCCGAGCGCGCCGAGCTGATCGCCGAGCTGGAGAGCACCCGCTCGGAGCTGGCCGCCGCCCACCACCAGGCGGGGGTCGCCACCGAACGGGCCCGGCTGGCGGCCGACATCCACGACACCCTCGCCCAGGGCTTCACGGGCATCGTGCTGCTGGCCCAGACGGCGGCCGCGGCCGCCGAGGAGCCCACCCGCGGGCAGCTGAGCGTCATCGAGGACGCCGCCCGCGCCGGGCTGGCGCAGGCCCGGACGCTGGTGGCGGCCCTGAGCCCCGTGGAGCTGGAGGGGCCCGGTGCGCTGGCCGGGGCGCTGCACCGGCTGGCCGAGCGGGTCTCCCGGGAGAGCGGCGTCGACGTCGGGGTCGTCGTGACCGGCGCCGACCCCGCGGCCCTGCCGAAGGCGCAGCAGGTGGTGCTGCTGCGGGCCGCCCAGGAGGCGCTGGGCAACGTCCGCAAGCACGCCGGGGCGCGCAGCGCGCACGTCGTCCTGCGGACCGACGGCACGACGGCGACGCTGGAGGTCCGCGACGACGGGGTGGGCATCGCCCCCGCCGACGTCAGCGGGGCCAGCGGGTTCGGCCTGGCCGGGATGCGGCGACGCGTCGAGGAGGCCGGCGGGGTGTTCGAGGTCGCCGGCGCGCCCGGCAGCGGGACCCGGCTGCGGATCGCGGTGCCGTGGGGACCGGCGGAGACGGACGCGTGA
- a CDS encoding response regulator, which yields MSTRVLVVDDHPVVRRGLEGLLATTDDLEVVGTAGDGHEAVEQVRRLLPDVVLMDLRMPGGDGAAATGRIRREHPSVHVLVLTTYETDADIVRAVEAGATGYLLKDTPLAQLADAVRAAARGETVLAPPVAARLMARLRATAQETLTRRELEVLAAVARGATNAEVGRELFIGEATVKTHLLRAFAKLGVDDRTHAVTVAIQRGLLPPPS from the coding sequence GTGAGCACCCGGGTCCTGGTCGTCGACGACCACCCCGTCGTGCGCCGCGGGCTCGAGGGCCTGCTGGCCACGACCGACGACCTGGAGGTCGTCGGGACGGCCGGGGACGGCCACGAGGCGGTCGAGCAGGTCCGCCGGCTGCTGCCCGACGTGGTCCTCATGGACCTGCGGATGCCCGGCGGGGACGGGGCCGCGGCCACCGGGCGCATCCGCCGGGAGCACCCGTCGGTGCACGTCCTGGTCCTGACGACCTACGAGACCGACGCCGACATCGTGCGGGCCGTGGAGGCGGGCGCCACGGGGTACCTGCTGAAGGACACCCCGCTGGCCCAGCTGGCCGACGCCGTGCGGGCCGCGGCGCGGGGGGAGACGGTGCTGGCCCCGCCGGTGGCGGCCCGGCTGATGGCCCGCCTGCGCGCCACCGCCCAGGAGACGCTGACGCGCCGGGAGCTGGAGGTGCTCGCGGCCGTCGCGCGCGGGGCGACGAACGCCGAGGTCGGCCGGGAGCTGTTCATCGGGGAGGCCACGGTCAAGACCCACCTGCTGCGGGCCTTCGCCAAGCTGGGGGTGGACGACCGCACGCACGCCGTGACGGTGGCCATCCAGCGCGGGCTGCTGCCGCCGCCGTCCTGA
- a CDS encoding adenosine deaminase, which yields MTRPVETLPKAHLHLHFTGSMRPGTLLELADRHGTRLPATLSSQTMVTLSPDERGWFRFQRLYDAARACVRTADDMRRIVLEAAADDAAEGSRWLELQVDPTSYAVHVGGLTPALEIVLQAARDASALTGTTVAVVVAASRVRHPLDARTLARLAARYAGEGAGAVVGFGLSNDERRGDTAEFAGAFDIARAAGLACVPHSGELLGPAHVDATLQALRPDRLGHGVRSGEDPAVLDRLVRGGVALEVCPTSNVSLGVYPDLARVPLRRLVSAGATVALGADDPLLFGPRLAAQYRSAREDHGFDDAGLAALAKASVSASRAPEAVKRELHAAVDDWLALPAEDGTRALAV from the coding sequence GTGACGCGACCGGTCGAGACGCTCCCGAAGGCCCACCTGCACCTGCACTTCACGGGCTCGATGCGCCCCGGCACGCTGCTCGAGCTCGCCGACCGCCACGGCACGCGGCTGCCCGCGACGCTGAGCTCGCAGACCATGGTCACGCTGTCGCCGGACGAGCGCGGCTGGTTCCGCTTCCAGCGGCTCTACGACGCCGCCCGGGCCTGCGTGCGCACGGCCGACGACATGCGGCGCATCGTCCTGGAGGCGGCGGCCGACGACGCCGCGGAGGGGTCGCGCTGGCTGGAGCTGCAGGTCGACCCGACGTCCTACGCGGTGCACGTCGGCGGTCTGACCCCGGCCCTGGAGATCGTCCTGCAGGCGGCCCGGGACGCCAGCGCGCTCACCGGGACCACGGTCGCCGTCGTCGTGGCCGCCAGCCGGGTCCGGCACCCCCTGGACGCCCGCACGCTGGCCCGCCTGGCCGCCCGGTACGCCGGGGAGGGCGCCGGGGCCGTCGTCGGGTTCGGGCTGTCCAACGACGAGCGGCGCGGGGACACCGCTGAGTTCGCCGGGGCCTTCGACATCGCGCGCGCCGCGGGCCTGGCTTGCGTGCCCCACTCCGGGGAGCTGCTGGGCCCGGCCCACGTCGATGCGACGCTGCAGGCCCTGCGCCCGGACCGCCTCGGGCACGGCGTGCGCAGCGGCGAGGACCCCGCCGTGCTCGACCGCCTCGTCCGGGGCGGTGTCGCGCTGGAGGTGTGCCCCACGAGCAACGTGTCCCTCGGCGTCTACCCCGACCTGGCGCGGGTCCCGCTGCGGCGGCTGGTGTCGGCGGGGGCGACGGTGGCCCTGGGCGCCGACGACCCCCTGCTGTTCGGGCCGCGGCTGGCGGCGCAGTACCGCAGCGCGCGGGAGGACCACGGGTTCGACGACGCCGGGCTCGCGGCGCTCGCGAAGGCGTCGGTCAGCGCCTCCCGGGCCCCGGAGGCGGTCAAGCGGGAGCTGCACGCCGCGGTGGACGACTGGCTGGCGCTGCCGGCCGAGGACGGGACACGGGCCCTCGCGGTGTGA
- a CDS encoding GntR family transcriptional regulator: MSELRVVVDTRSAVPAYEQLREQVTALVTTGALAEGDRLPAARALAADLGLAVGTVQRAYRELELAGTVVSRRRTGTVVAARVSVEEDVRWAAEGFVERALSSGLSPDQALDVVRAALESVGRTRESPRRAPAR; this comes from the coding sequence GTGAGCGAGCTGCGCGTCGTCGTCGACACCCGCTCCGCCGTCCCCGCCTACGAGCAGCTGCGTGAGCAGGTCACGGCGCTGGTCACCACCGGCGCGCTGGCCGAGGGTGACCGCCTGCCCGCGGCCCGGGCGCTGGCCGCCGACCTCGGCCTGGCCGTCGGCACGGTCCAGCGCGCCTACCGGGAGCTGGAGCTCGCCGGCACCGTCGTCTCCCGGCGGCGCACCGGGACGGTCGTCGCGGCCCGGGTCAGCGTCGAGGAGGACGTGCGCTGGGCGGCCGAGGGCTTCGTGGAGCGCGCCCTGAGCTCGGGGCTGTCCCCCGACCAGGCGCTCGACGTCGTGCGGGCGGCGCTGGAGAGCGTGGGCCGGACTAGAGAGTCGCCCCGACGAGCACCGGCTCGTTGA
- a CDS encoding UDP-N-acetylmuramate dehydrogenase has translation MTSLADLTTLRVGGPATRLVEARSEAELVEAVSAADAAGEPLLLVAGGSNLLVADEGFAGTVVHVATQGLRVSSEDACGGGVVTAAAGHRFDDFVAVAVERGWGGVEALSGIPGSVGATPVQNVGAYGQEVAQTVETVRTWDRVERRQRTFVAAELAFGYRTSLLKTSRVALAGPHPESRYVVLDVTFQFPLRTPPVRYPELARRLGVEVGAVAPAREVRAAVLELRASKGMVWDPADRSDHDTWSAGSFFTNPVLSVDDAARLPADAPRFPAGDGLVKTSAAWLIDRAGFGKGYGAPGPATLSTKHTLALTNRGDARAADLLALARSVVDGVEREFGVRLVNEPVLVGATL, from the coding sequence GTGACCTCCCTGGCCGACCTGACCACCCTGCGCGTCGGTGGCCCCGCCACCCGCCTCGTCGAGGCCCGCTCCGAGGCCGAGCTCGTCGAGGCCGTCTCCGCCGCCGACGCCGCGGGGGAGCCCCTGCTGCTCGTCGCGGGCGGCTCGAACCTGCTCGTGGCCGACGAGGGCTTCGCCGGCACCGTCGTGCACGTCGCCACGCAGGGCCTGCGGGTGTCCTCCGAGGACGCCTGCGGCGGGGGCGTGGTGACGGCCGCGGCCGGGCACCGCTTCGACGACTTCGTCGCGGTGGCCGTCGAGCGCGGCTGGGGCGGGGTGGAGGCGCTGTCCGGCATCCCCGGCAGCGTCGGGGCCACCCCCGTGCAGAACGTCGGCGCCTACGGCCAGGAGGTCGCCCAGACGGTCGAGACCGTCCGCACCTGGGACCGCGTCGAGCGGCGGCAGCGGACGTTCGTGGCCGCCGAGCTGGCCTTCGGCTACCGCACGTCGCTGCTGAAGACCTCGCGCGTGGCGCTGGCCGGCCCGCACCCCGAGAGCCGGTACGTCGTGCTCGACGTGACGTTCCAGTTCCCGCTGCGCACCCCGCCGGTCCGCTACCCCGAGCTCGCCCGGCGCCTGGGCGTCGAGGTCGGCGCGGTCGCCCCGGCGCGCGAGGTCCGCGCGGCCGTCCTGGAGCTGCGCGCGAGCAAGGGCATGGTCTGGGACCCGGCCGACCGCAGCGACCACGACACGTGGAGCGCCGGCTCGTTCTTCACCAACCCCGTGCTGAGCGTGGACGACGCCGCGCGGCTGCCCGCCGACGCCCCGCGCTTCCCCGCCGGGGATGGGCTCGTCAAGACGTCCGCGGCGTGGCTCATCGACCGCGCCGGCTTCGGCAAGGGGTACGGCGCGCCGGGCCCGGCGACGCTGTCCACCAAGCACACCCTGGCCCTGACCAACCGCGGCGACGCGCGCGCCGCGGACCTGCTGGCCCTGGCCCGCAGCGTCGTCGACGGCGTGGAGCGGGAGTTCGGCGTCCGGCTCGTCAACGAGCCGGTGCTCGTCGGGGCGACTCTCTAG
- a CDS encoding MFS transporter has product MSAPSPAALRARTAVYAAFVLNGFTFACWVSRIPSVRDTLGLSPGRLSLLLLALSVGSVVAMPLAGAVVLRIGRSRTVLAGAATVALGTSLVALAVDGLRSAPLAALGLLLQGAGTASWDVAMNVEGTVVERRLDRAIMSRFHAGYSFGTVVAAGVGVGLLAVGVPTWAHLLAAAALALGGALVATRAFLPDEAPSEQASRGGIPLRRAWTEPRTLLIGVMVLGMAFVEGTANDWLAVGLVDGHGVSHSVGVAGFAVFVTCMTVGRLLGPVVLARWPRVAVLRACAALAVVGVLVFVLSPSVVGAVAGAALWGVGAALGFPVGMTAAADEEVNAAVRVSVVSSVGYTAFLAGPPVLGFLADHVGVLDAVTAAAVMSALALAVSGAAAPHHAGVELGRGKVSS; this is encoded by the coding sequence GTGAGCGCCCCCTCGCCCGCAGCCCTGCGCGCGAGGACGGCCGTCTACGCGGCCTTCGTGCTCAACGGCTTCACCTTCGCCTGCTGGGTCTCCCGCATCCCCTCGGTGCGCGACACCCTCGGCCTGAGCCCCGGCCGCCTCAGTCTGCTGCTGCTGGCCCTGTCCGTCGGCTCCGTCGTGGCGATGCCGCTGGCGGGGGCCGTCGTCCTGCGCATCGGCCGCTCCCGCACCGTCCTGGCCGGCGCGGCGACCGTGGCCCTGGGGACGTCCCTGGTCGCCCTCGCCGTCGACGGGCTGCGCAGCGCGCCGCTGGCCGCCCTGGGCCTGCTGCTCCAGGGCGCGGGGACGGCCAGCTGGGACGTCGCCATGAACGTCGAGGGCACCGTCGTCGAACGCCGGCTGGACCGGGCGATCATGTCCCGCTTCCACGCCGGGTACAGCTTCGGCACCGTCGTGGCCGCGGGCGTGGGCGTGGGGCTGCTCGCCGTCGGGGTGCCCACGTGGGCCCACCTGCTGGCCGCGGCCGCGCTCGCCCTGGGCGGGGCGCTCGTCGCCACCCGGGCCTTCCTGCCCGACGAGGCGCCGTCCGAGCAGGCCTCCCGCGGCGGGATCCCGCTGCGCCGGGCCTGGACCGAGCCCCGGACGCTGCTCATCGGCGTCATGGTCCTGGGGATGGCCTTCGTCGAGGGCACCGCCAACGACTGGCTCGCCGTCGGGCTGGTCGACGGGCACGGCGTCAGCCACTCCGTGGGGGTCGCCGGGTTCGCGGTCTTCGTGACCTGCATGACGGTGGGCCGCCTGCTGGGTCCGGTCGTGCTGGCGCGGTGGCCGCGCGTGGCCGTGCTGCGCGCCTGCGCCGCCCTCGCCGTCGTGGGGGTCCTCGTCTTCGTCCTGTCGCCCTCGGTGGTCGGGGCCGTCGCCGGCGCCGCGCTGTGGGGGGTCGGGGCCGCCCTGGGGTTCCCCGTGGGCATGACCGCCGCGGCCGACGAGGAGGTCAACGCGGCCGTCCGCGTCAGCGTCGTCTCCTCCGTCGGCTACACCGCCTTCCTCGCCGGGCCGCCGGTCCTGGGCTTCCTCGCCGACCACGTCGGCGTCCTGGACGCCGTCACGGCGGCCGCGGTCATGTCGGCCCTCGCGCTCGCCGTCTCGGGCGCGGCGGCCCCCCACCACGCGGGTGTGGAGCTCGGCCGGGGCAAGGTGTCCTCGTGA
- a CDS encoding MaoC/PaaZ C-terminal domain-containing protein, protein MSVEDVQVGTELPLARYELSREDLAAYAEASGDRNPIHLDEATARSVGLPDVIAHGMLTMGLAGTVVADWAGDPTRVLSFGTKFTAPVVVPADAPAVVEVTGTVVALDPAAGTAEVDLTVTSAGAKVLTRARAVVGLT, encoded by the coding sequence GTGAGCGTGGAGGACGTGCAGGTCGGCACCGAGCTGCCCCTGGCCCGCTACGAGCTCTCCCGCGAGGACCTCGCCGCGTACGCCGAGGCCTCGGGGGACCGCAACCCCATCCACCTCGACGAGGCGACCGCGCGGTCCGTGGGCCTGCCCGACGTCATCGCCCACGGGATGCTGACCATGGGCCTGGCCGGCACCGTCGTCGCCGACTGGGCGGGCGACCCGACCCGGGTCCTGTCCTTCGGCACGAAGTTCACCGCCCCCGTCGTCGTGCCCGCCGACGCCCCCGCGGTCGTCGAGGTCACCGGCACGGTCGTGGCCCTCGACCCCGCCGCCGGCACCGCCGAGGTCGACCTCACCGTCACCAGCGCCGGCGCCAAGGTCCTCACCCGCGCCCGAGCGGTCGTCGGGCTCACGTGA